The following coding sequences are from one Oceaniferula flava window:
- a CDS encoding glycine cleavage system protein R: MATSIVLTVCAHDRPGIMSRISGIVTSGGGNWLESRMARLGGQFAGIVRVSCDSPDAAKELEKHLQILSEEGIQVSCHNEGDLSDYPYTRCLKVDIFGNDRPGIVTQLAKVISKAGANIEELNTAIESAAMSGHPIFHASGTVCLPDSTDDDALISAIEGLSDDLNVEVATIS; encoded by the coding sequence ATGGCAACATCAATAGTTCTCACCGTTTGCGCCCACGATCGTCCGGGCATTATGAGTCGTATCTCAGGCATTGTCACCAGCGGTGGTGGCAACTGGCTGGAAAGTCGCATGGCACGTCTTGGCGGGCAGTTTGCCGGCATCGTCCGCGTCAGCTGCGATAGCCCAGACGCGGCCAAGGAGCTCGAAAAACACCTGCAAATCCTCAGCGAGGAAGGCATTCAGGTGTCCTGCCACAACGAAGGCGACCTCTCCGACTACCCTTACACCCGCTGCCTGAAGGTCGATATCTTCGGCAACGATCGTCCCGGCATCGTCACCCAGCTGGCCAAGGTGATCTCCAAAGCCGGGGCGAACATCGAAGAACTTAACACCGCGATCGAAAGTGCCGCGATGTCCGGGCACCCGATTTTCCACGCTTCAGGCACCGTCTGTCTGCCAGACAGCACCGATGACGACGCGCTGATTTCAGCAATTGAAGGCCTCAGTGACGACCTCAATGTCGAAGTGGCCACCATCTCCTGA
- the rlmB gene encoding 23S rRNA (guanosine(2251)-2'-O)-methyltransferase RlmB, translated as MRRSGRHDARSESPQGGGKRGKSRPEEDLYEILEQHESPLILILDCVQDPHNLGAILRTADGAGAVAVVAPKDKSAGITDTVRRISVGAADSVPFIQVTNLARTMRKLQEQGVWLIGTSDAGEGTLYEAKLTGPLGIVMGAEGTGMRRLTEDCCDFLIKIPMAGSVECLNVSVATAVCLYEAVRQRSLEV; from the coding sequence GTGCGTCGATCCGGACGACACGATGCAAGATCCGAGTCACCACAAGGCGGCGGAAAACGGGGGAAATCCAGACCGGAAGAAGATCTTTACGAGATTCTTGAGCAGCACGAGTCGCCGCTCATTCTTATCCTTGATTGCGTCCAGGATCCGCACAATCTGGGCGCCATTCTGCGCACTGCAGATGGCGCGGGGGCTGTGGCCGTGGTCGCACCCAAGGATAAATCCGCAGGAATCACCGATACCGTGCGCCGCATTTCGGTGGGGGCGGCTGACAGTGTGCCATTCATCCAAGTCACCAACCTGGCACGCACTATGCGCAAACTTCAGGAACAGGGCGTCTGGTTGATCGGCACCAGTGATGCCGGAGAAGGCACGCTCTACGAAGCCAAGCTCACCGGTCCTTTGGGGATCGTGATGGGGGCTGAAGGGACGGGGATGCGCCGACTTACCGAAGACTGCTGTGATTTTCTCATCAAGATCCCAATGGCCGGCAGCGTCGAGTGTTTGAACGTTAGCGTAGCCACTGCCGTTTGCCTCTATGAGGCGGTTCGGCAGCGCTCGCTGGAAGTTTAG
- a CDS encoding dynamin family protein, which yields MFGEEYFKTRKRLTDVVLRVLELAEKTGAEKTDLLENDITKGLSNPFLFVVCGEVNAGKSTLLNGLFGADVCKTNVLPETDRVQWYRYKEQNEDKLITPILEERYRAVDFLMDFNLVDTPGTNSVVEGHQKITDRFLPVSDLIFWVFPASNPWGASTWDFISKQPPEMLEKSIFIIQQADLRDEKDLDVILGHMRDLSQKRIGLVPPIFPVSGKLAMQAKLDQPFGDGLWRESGYPALEKHISEIVTDSPARRKVLGSVRDAATTVLRNIEDMIELRTRLLEENESFLREIETEVDKERVSQSSDFSIKFAGMREVFTSQSEEIKALIQRQLAVGPTLQSFFSAENIPKKIEASLVDSVKTAVEQQASDDGKHLVEECRKHWETVRPRVLEKLSIPLRSFEEETGGFGETRERFITRMGRAARQAVVNLKIRGGLDMQLANRRAHLKKWLYMVLIFLMASGVTGAMKIPPDPYMALGLLAFSVIFFIGFIIRAKSTRQEILQSFAERLDDAKIPFADALGGDYRDGVRDFYIEYGSLLESVRRHIANAKLELQPNLEQWNSLFLELKEIEQDL from the coding sequence ATGTTTGGAGAAGAGTATTTCAAAACCCGCAAACGTCTCACCGACGTTGTTCTGCGTGTGCTTGAACTGGCCGAAAAAACCGGCGCCGAGAAAACAGACCTGCTGGAAAATGACATCACCAAGGGACTCAGCAATCCCTTCCTTTTCGTCGTCTGCGGCGAGGTCAATGCGGGCAAATCAACTTTGCTAAACGGCTTGTTTGGCGCTGATGTCTGCAAGACCAATGTGCTGCCCGAGACCGATCGGGTGCAGTGGTATCGCTACAAAGAGCAAAACGAGGACAAGCTGATCACACCTATTCTCGAGGAACGCTATCGAGCGGTCGACTTCCTCATGGATTTCAACCTGGTGGACACCCCCGGAACGAACTCCGTGGTGGAAGGTCACCAGAAGATCACCGATCGCTTTCTGCCGGTCTCTGATTTGATCTTTTGGGTTTTCCCAGCGAGTAATCCATGGGGAGCTTCAACCTGGGATTTCATTTCCAAGCAGCCGCCCGAGATGCTGGAGAAATCGATTTTCATCATCCAGCAGGCTGACCTGCGCGATGAGAAAGATCTGGATGTCATCCTCGGCCACATGCGCGACTTGTCGCAAAAACGCATCGGACTGGTGCCGCCAATTTTCCCGGTTTCAGGTAAACTGGCCATGCAGGCGAAGCTTGATCAGCCATTTGGCGACGGGCTTTGGCGCGAAAGTGGATACCCGGCGCTGGAAAAACATATCTCTGAAATTGTCACCGATTCGCCGGCACGCCGCAAGGTGCTCGGCAGTGTACGCGATGCCGCCACCACGGTGCTGCGTAACATCGAGGATATGATCGAGCTACGCACCCGCCTGCTCGAGGAAAACGAGAGCTTTCTCCGCGAAATTGAAACTGAGGTGGACAAGGAGCGCGTTTCGCAATCGTCCGATTTCTCCATCAAGTTCGCCGGTATGCGCGAGGTGTTCACCTCCCAGAGCGAAGAAATCAAGGCCTTGATCCAGCGCCAGCTGGCAGTGGGTCCCACCCTGCAGAGCTTCTTCTCGGCAGAGAACATTCCTAAAAAAATCGAAGCATCCTTGGTGGATTCGGTGAAAACAGCGGTGGAACAACAAGCCAGTGATGACGGCAAGCACCTCGTGGAAGAATGCCGCAAGCACTGGGAGACCGTGCGCCCTCGCGTGCTCGAAAAATTATCAATCCCGCTGCGCAGCTTTGAAGAAGAAACCGGTGGCTTCGGCGAGACCCGTGAACGTTTCATCACTCGCATGGGACGTGCCGCACGCCAGGCGGTGGTGAATTTGAAAATCCGTGGTGGTCTGGACATGCAGCTGGCAAACCGACGAGCCCATTTGAAAAAATGGCTCTACATGGTGCTGATTTTCCTCATGGCCTCCGGGGTGACTGGCGCGATGAAAATCCCACCGGACCCCTACATGGCGCTCGGCCTGCTTGCCTTCTCGGTGATCTTTTTCATCGGCTTCATCATCCGTGCCAAGAGCACGCGACAGGAAATCCTGCAGTCGTTCGCGGAGCGACTCGATGACGCCAAGATCCCATTTGCCGATGCCCTCGGTGGCGACTACCGCGACGGGGTGCGTGATTTTTACATCGAATACGGTAGCTTGCTGGAAAGCGTGCGCCGTCACATCGCCAATGCCAAGCTGGAGCTCCAGCCGAATTTGGAACAGTGGAACTCCTTGTTCCTTGAACTCAAAGAAATCGAGCAAGACCTTTAA
- a CDS encoding DMT family transporter — MNWIILILAGMLEIGWAVGLKYTEGFTRPWITALTLTIMFGSVGLLSVAMKSIPIGTAYAVWVGIGIIGTVIWGVCFFEESLNAGRMICLAMVLAGVIGLKITA, encoded by the coding sequence ATGAACTGGATCATCCTCATTTTGGCAGGCATGTTAGAAATCGGCTGGGCTGTTGGCCTAAAATACACCGAGGGATTCACGCGTCCGTGGATCACGGCGCTCACCTTGACCATCATGTTCGGAAGCGTGGGCCTGCTCTCGGTGGCGATGAAATCCATCCCAATTGGAACCGCCTACGCCGTCTGGGTGGGGATCGGCATCATTGGAACCGTGATCTGGGGAGTTTGCTTTTTTGAGGAATCGCTCAACGCCGGACGCATGATCTGTCTCGCCATGGTGCTCGCCGGAGTCATTGGATTGAAAATCACGGCCTAA
- a CDS encoding FmdB family zinc ribbon protein, which produces MPNYDYRCEKCGNVFEVFQKMSDAKLETCPEPDCDGAVKRLLGTGAGVIFKGSGFYQTDYRSDSYKKGASKDGGGAASKPKSSGGHSCGSGCGC; this is translated from the coding sequence ATGCCTAACTACGATTATCGTTGCGAGAAATGCGGAAATGTCTTCGAAGTTTTTCAAAAGATGAGCGATGCTAAACTTGAAACCTGTCCGGAGCCCGATTGCGATGGCGCAGTCAAGCGACTCCTCGGCACGGGCGCGGGTGTGATTTTCAAGGGCAGCGGGTTTTACCAAACAGACTACCGCAGTGATTCCTATAAAAAAGGTGCCAGCAAAGACGGTGGCGGGGCCGCCAGTAAGCCCAAGTCTTCCGGTGGACATTCTTGTGGCAGTGGCTGCGGGTGCTGA
- a CDS encoding acyl-CoA thioesterase: MKTHRLVMPGDLNQYGFLFGGKLLSWIDEACWIAASMDYPGHRFVTIAMDKVEFHHGVSEGVILEIDCQRSKIGTTSVSYQVSVIRGSGDDPTEIFSTCVTFVNVDETGQKQPIK, from the coding sequence ATGAAAACACACCGTCTCGTGATGCCGGGAGATTTGAACCAGTATGGGTTCCTCTTCGGTGGCAAGCTGCTTAGCTGGATCGATGAAGCCTGCTGGATCGCCGCCTCCATGGACTATCCGGGGCATCGATTTGTCACCATTGCGATGGACAAGGTGGAATTCCACCACGGCGTCAGCGAGGGGGTGATCTTGGAGATCGACTGCCAACGGAGCAAAATCGGCACCACTTCCGTCAGCTACCAAGTCTCGGTCATTCGAGGCAGTGGCGATGACCCGACGGAGATCTTTTCCACCTGTGTCACTTTTGTGAACGTGGATGAAACCGGCCAGAAACAGCCGATTAAATAA
- a CDS encoding NAD(P)/FAD-dependent oxidoreductase — protein sequence MNRIEVVDIILALELSEDQQAWRKKIARKLRVHPKQIVEMRLRKHSIDARQRDIKVQLRIEVGIGMELEPEPEYQANYTAVAESAKRIIIVGCGPAGMFAALRAIELGCKPVVLERGKDASARRFDLGPIMRQGKVIEDSNYCFGEGGAGTYSDGKLYTRATKRGPVHDVYQTLVAHGAPARILTDAHPHIGSNLLPNVVMAMRKSIIDAGGEVHFGAKVVEFLKDENDRLRGVGTADGREFTGHAVILATGHSARDIYSLLAKQKVLLEKKTFAVGVRIEHPQPLIDSIQYHYQRGTERPRILPAARYRLACKIGGRGVHSFCMCPGGFIVPAATENDEVVVNGMSLARRDSPFANSGMVVSVDPEDTADFDCEHGILSGIAFQKWMEVLASKTGGGVQKAPGQRVTDFLNEKISASLPDTSYFPGLTSAPLHEIMPKFIASRMQTGLKKFGKGMRGYITEEAGLLGFETRTSSPLRIPRNEGDLQHPELEGLYPCGEGAGYAGGIISAALDGMKCAEAAAS from the coding sequence ATGAATCGCATCGAAGTCGTAGACATCATTCTCGCCCTGGAACTCTCGGAAGACCAGCAGGCGTGGCGCAAGAAAATCGCCCGCAAACTGCGAGTGCATCCCAAGCAGATTGTGGAAATGCGGCTGCGCAAGCACTCGATCGATGCGCGCCAGCGTGACATCAAGGTGCAGCTCCGCATCGAAGTCGGCATTGGTATGGAGCTGGAGCCAGAGCCAGAATATCAGGCGAATTACACCGCGGTGGCGGAGTCGGCGAAGCGCATCATCATCGTCGGCTGCGGCCCGGCCGGCATGTTCGCCGCCTTACGGGCCATTGAGTTGGGCTGCAAACCGGTTGTGCTGGAGCGGGGGAAAGACGCTTCGGCGCGTCGCTTCGACCTCGGACCGATCATGCGTCAGGGCAAGGTGATCGAGGACTCGAACTACTGCTTCGGCGAAGGTGGGGCGGGAACCTACTCGGACGGCAAGCTCTACACCCGCGCGACCAAGCGAGGCCCTGTGCACGATGTCTACCAGACACTGGTCGCCCACGGTGCTCCGGCACGCATTCTCACCGATGCTCATCCGCACATTGGCTCGAATCTCTTGCCCAATGTGGTGATGGCCATGCGCAAAAGCATCATCGATGCCGGAGGGGAAGTGCACTTTGGCGCCAAGGTGGTGGAGTTTCTCAAGGATGAAAACGACCGACTTCGAGGGGTCGGCACCGCGGATGGTCGGGAGTTCACCGGTCATGCCGTGATCCTGGCCACGGGCCATAGTGCTCGTGACATCTACTCTCTGCTGGCGAAGCAAAAGGTGCTGCTGGAGAAGAAGACTTTTGCCGTCGGCGTGCGCATCGAGCATCCGCAGCCATTGATCGATAGCATCCAGTATCACTACCAGCGCGGCACCGAGCGGCCGCGGATCCTGCCTGCGGCGAGATACCGGCTTGCCTGTAAAATTGGTGGTCGGGGAGTGCATTCGTTTTGCATGTGTCCCGGCGGCTTTATTGTGCCTGCAGCCACGGAAAACGATGAGGTGGTGGTCAATGGCATGTCCCTGGCGCGCCGCGACTCACCCTTTGCCAACAGCGGCATGGTGGTCAGCGTAGATCCCGAGGACACCGCGGACTTCGATTGCGAGCACGGCATTCTCTCGGGGATTGCATTTCAGAAATGGATGGAAGTTCTGGCATCGAAAACCGGTGGAGGCGTGCAGAAGGCTCCCGGCCAGCGTGTCACCGACTTCCTCAACGAAAAAATCTCGGCCAGCTTGCCGGATACCAGCTATTTCCCGGGTCTCACCTCGGCGCCGCTGCACGAGATCATGCCCAAGTTCATTGCCAGCCGGATGCAGACCGGACTTAAAAAGTTCGGCAAAGGCATGCGGGGATATATCACCGAGGAGGCGGGTCTGCTGGGCTTCGAGACTCGCACCAGTAGCCCTTTGAGAATTCCTCGTAACGAAGGCGATCTGCAGCATCCGGAACTCGAGGGCCTCTACCCCTGTGGCGAAGGTGCCGGCTATGCTGGCGGTATCATTTCGGCCGCGCTCGATGGCATGAAGTGTGCCGAAGCGGCGGCATCCTAG
- a CDS encoding L,D-transpeptidase family protein, giving the protein MKISTILTLVITGIAVAFLSQCAPYPAGGGTSQYLAGYGQRAKQVQPDNAGNNPELVKGYWDGDGVQGPPKIVIHRAEQKAYFYRGPKLVGMTPISTGTEGRHTPAGSFKVTEKDVDHRSSLYGVIKNVATGQVVNDDADTRKHRAGPGEVFVRAPMFNFLRFNGAIGMHTGYIPGYAASHGCVRLPDHMARKFYENAQIGTPVIVK; this is encoded by the coding sequence ATGAAAATTTCCACCATCCTCACCCTTGTCATCACCGGAATCGCCGTTGCTTTTCTGAGCCAATGCGCACCCTACCCAGCAGGAGGCGGAACCAGCCAATACCTCGCAGGATACGGCCAGCGTGCCAAGCAGGTGCAACCGGACAACGCGGGCAACAATCCAGAGCTAGTGAAGGGATACTGGGATGGCGACGGAGTGCAAGGGCCTCCCAAGATTGTAATCCACCGCGCCGAGCAGAAAGCCTATTTCTACCGTGGTCCCAAATTGGTGGGCATGACCCCCATTTCCACCGGCACCGAAGGTCGCCACACGCCAGCCGGCAGCTTCAAGGTGACGGAAAAAGATGTCGATCACCGATCGTCCCTCTACGGGGTGATCAAAAACGTCGCTACCGGGCAGGTGGTCAATGACGATGCCGATACCCGCAAGCACCGCGCCGGTCCGGGCGAAGTCTTCGTCCGCGCCCCGATGTTCAACTTCCTCCGCTTCAACGGAGCCATCGGTATGCACACCGGTTATATCCCTGGCTACGCCGCATCGCATGGTTGTGTTCGCCTGCCGGACCACATGGCACGCAAGTTTTACGAAAATGCACAAATTGGCACTCCTGTGATTGTAAAATAA
- a CDS encoding AI-2E family transporter: MNSRYPSSFQRRTLWRALTGLAILIIGLLLVGLVWLIGQVLGYLQPVLVPVAVAGIIAYLLDPIVTWLQQKGLSRLKAVISVFAGFLIMIAVMGWMIIPPIAKQVSDDENRENLGNNVVSMLSGLKEQKWVAYLLERAEPPNVEESDDQETATLAPLLPDDTTTPEAAEGENPPAPEEGDQVGTVPFEDTRLASMLPEDLIATILSWVKGGTTKLLGFFGLALGFAMSPIYLYYFLKESSGIKAHWHEYVPLKASKFKTEVIDTLQEINGYLISFFRGQMLVAFIDGLLVGIALWIFGLPYGLVIGIFMAVLGVIPYIGNILCLIPACIIAFVHFGQVENQNFLGDNPWIYVAAVVAIFLVVQQINSLVTAPKIVGDSVGLHPMTVIFSMLFWSLLLGGFIGALLAVPLTAAVKVLVRRYIWQRKFNEPPEDQPQGSKPKDSPPDSEASEALA, encoded by the coding sequence GTGAACTCTCGTTACCCATCTTCATTCCAACGCCGCACCCTCTGGCGCGCACTCACAGGTCTTGCCATTCTGATCATCGGACTATTGTTAGTCGGCCTCGTCTGGCTCATCGGTCAGGTGCTGGGCTACTTGCAACCGGTGCTGGTGCCGGTGGCCGTGGCTGGGATCATTGCCTATCTGCTCGATCCCATTGTCACCTGGCTACAGCAAAAAGGCCTGTCTCGGCTGAAGGCCGTGATCAGTGTCTTTGCCGGATTCCTCATCATGATCGCCGTGATGGGCTGGATGATTATTCCACCGATCGCCAAGCAGGTCAGCGACGATGAAAACCGTGAAAACCTAGGCAACAACGTGGTCAGCATGCTTAGCGGACTGAAGGAACAGAAGTGGGTGGCTTACCTGCTGGAAAGAGCGGAACCGCCGAACGTTGAGGAATCGGACGACCAAGAAACCGCCACACTCGCCCCCCTGCTTCCTGACGACACCACCACGCCAGAAGCCGCCGAGGGCGAAAACCCTCCCGCTCCGGAAGAGGGCGATCAAGTTGGCACCGTCCCCTTTGAAGACACCCGCTTGGCCTCGATGCTGCCGGAGGATCTCATCGCGACAATCCTGTCCTGGGTCAAGGGCGGCACCACTAAACTGTTAGGCTTCTTTGGCTTGGCGCTGGGTTTTGCCATGTCCCCCATCTACCTCTACTACTTCCTCAAGGAAAGTTCCGGCATCAAGGCGCACTGGCATGAGTATGTGCCGCTGAAGGCGTCGAAGTTCAAAACCGAAGTGATCGATACCCTGCAGGAAATCAACGGCTACCTGATCTCCTTCTTCCGCGGTCAGATGCTGGTTGCCTTCATCGATGGACTGCTGGTGGGAATCGCCCTGTGGATCTTCGGACTTCCCTACGGCTTGGTGATCGGTATTTTCATGGCGGTGCTCGGCGTCATTCCTTACATCGGCAACATCCTCTGCCTGATCCCCGCCTGCATCATCGCCTTTGTCCACTTTGGCCAGGTGGAAAATCAAAACTTCCTCGGCGACAATCCATGGATCTACGTCGCGGCCGTCGTGGCGATCTTCCTCGTGGTGCAGCAAATCAACTCACTGGTCACTGCGCCTAAAATCGTTGGCGACTCAGTGGGCCTACACCCGATGACGGTGATCTTCTCGATGTTGTTCTGGTCGTTATTGTTAGGAGGTTTTATTGGGGCATTACTGGCGGTGCCACTGACCGCTGCCGTGAAGGTGCTGGTGCGTCGTTACATCTGGCAGCGCAAGTTCAACGAGCCTCCGGAAGACCAGCCCCAGGGATCGAAACCCAAGGATTCACCACCTGATTCAGAGGCGAGCGAAGCGCTCGCGTGA
- a CDS encoding polysaccharide deacetylase family protein produces MTLKNPLLLVLISATTMFVACSAKEKAPKKTTTNNPSYRTAAQKAPALRNPNINLPSSLPGGVGVTHSRGRTTLPYVAMTYDDGPHPQNTPRLLDMLRKRNIKATFYVIGRSVNLYPQITRRIVAEGHEIGNHTWTHPKLTALSDSAVRSELNRTRDAIIASTGVKPRTMRPPYGALRQDQRAWIYKEYGYPTILWSVDPEDWRRPGVSVVTSRIVNNTRNGGIVLAHDLHKPTVDAMPGTLDGLLRKGFKFVTVSQLLALNPSTAATR; encoded by the coding sequence ATGACTCTTAAGAATCCACTGCTGTTAGTTCTGATTTCCGCGACCACGATGTTTGTCGCCTGTTCGGCCAAGGAAAAGGCCCCGAAGAAAACGACCACGAACAATCCGAGCTACCGCACAGCAGCCCAGAAAGCGCCAGCTTTGCGCAATCCGAACATCAATTTGCCTAGCAGCTTGCCTGGTGGAGTAGGGGTCACACATTCGCGAGGACGCACTACCTTGCCCTACGTCGCCATGACTTATGACGATGGCCCGCACCCGCAGAACACACCACGCTTGCTCGACATGCTGCGCAAACGCAACATCAAGGCCACATTTTACGTGATCGGTCGCAGCGTGAACCTTTACCCGCAAATTACTCGCCGCATCGTGGCTGAGGGTCATGAGATCGGGAACCACACCTGGACTCACCCCAAACTGACCGCACTGAGCGACAGTGCTGTGCGCAGTGAGCTCAATCGCACACGCGATGCCATCATTGCCAGCACCGGCGTGAAGCCACGCACAATGCGTCCTCCCTACGGAGCGCTACGCCAGGATCAACGAGCTTGGATTTACAAAGAATACGGCTACCCCACCATCCTGTGGAGTGTCGATCCAGAAGACTGGAGACGCCCGGGTGTTTCCGTGGTCACCTCACGCATCGTCAACAATACCCGCAATGGTGGCATTGTGTTGGCGCACGATCTTCACAAACCTACCGTTGATGCCATGCCCGGCACCTTGGACGGCCTGCTTCGCAAAGGCTTCAAATTCGTCACTGTTTCCCAGCTGCTGGCGCTTAACCCCTCCACGGCTGCAACTCGCTAA
- a CDS encoding protein jag, producing the protein MNEVAAAEKILDTMLTKLGFQVEYEQTSTEDGPCLNILTDQGAHLIGKNGSRLEDLQYLMNRILNRHYPEAARVKVDCDHYRAQQETELVETARDTAHQVLEDGKPRRLQPLNAYYRRIAHNAMADIEGIKTSSPKASARYKRIQIEKI; encoded by the coding sequence ATGAACGAGGTCGCAGCTGCAGAGAAAATTCTCGATACCATGCTTACCAAGCTTGGCTTCCAGGTGGAGTATGAACAGACGTCCACTGAGGATGGTCCTTGTCTGAATATCCTGACCGACCAAGGGGCGCATCTGATTGGGAAAAATGGCAGTCGTCTCGAGGACCTGCAGTATTTGATGAACCGGATCCTGAACCGGCATTATCCGGAGGCAGCACGGGTCAAGGTGGATTGCGACCACTACCGAGCGCAGCAGGAGACCGAACTGGTGGAGACCGCGCGCGACACCGCGCACCAGGTGCTCGAGGATGGGAAACCGCGCCGTCTGCAGCCGCTCAACGCCTACTATCGTCGGATCGCGCACAATGCCATGGCGGACATCGAAGGCATCAAGACGAGCTCGCCGAAAGCCAGCGCACGCTATAAACGCATCCAGATCGAAAAGATCTGA